Proteins from a single region of Gambusia affinis linkage group LG12, SWU_Gaff_1.0, whole genome shotgun sequence:
- the LOC122841208 gene encoding tetratricopeptide repeat protein 39C-like, with protein sequence MADPTAAAPRSSEEEKTEHINDAELALKGINMLLNNGFKESDELFKTYRNHSPLMSFGASFVSFLNAVMTFEEEKMQTAFEDLKSTERLCESENGSVIETIKNKIKRSVDSQRLGMAAVDRLQRQIIIADCQVYLAVLSFIKQELSAYIKGGWILRKAWKMYNKCYNDITHLQEGNRRTSEQQASSSASSSLSSISASSGSSRSSSPGTSRSQRLDGVRPEVLDRLKGSVSFGYGLFHLCISMVPPHLLKIVNLLGFPGDRDQGLSALTYASESKDMKAPLATLALLWYHTVVQPFFALDGSDTQAGLMEAKCILKQREATYPNSSLFMFFKGRVQRLECQISSALTSFNEALHLASDQREIQHVCLYEIGWCSMIELNYTEAYRAFERLKAESRWSQCYYAYLTAACQGATGDLEGAVATFKDVQRLFKRKNNQIEVFSLKRAEKLRSPGLSKELCILSVIEILYLWKALANCSSAKLQTMTHVLQGIEDASCTDLKNLLLGAISRCLLNTKDAVQYFRLAASDEVGRQCNSYVQPYSCYELACVLLNSPETAEKGRMLLLQAKEDYAGYDFENRLHVRIHSAFACLSAAQP encoded by the exons ATGGCGGACCCAACAGCAGCGGCTCCCCGGAGCTCCGAGGAGGAGAAGACGGAGCATATAAACGACGCAGAGCTGGCTCTGAAAGGAATCAATATGCTGCTCAACAACGGATTCAAGGAAAGTGATGAGCTCTTCAAGACATACAG GAACCACAGTCCTTTGATGAGTTTCGGTGCAAGTTTTGTGAGTTTTCTG AATGCTGTAATGACATTTGAAGAGGAGAAAATGCAGACGGCCTTTGAGGATCTCAAATCCACGGAGCGACTGTGTGAGAGTGAAAATGGCAGCGTTAttgaaaccattaaaaacaagataaagCGGAGC GTGGATTCCCAGAGGTTGGGAATGGCTGCTGTGGACCGACTGCAGCGGCAGATCATCATTGCAGACTGCCAGGTCTACCTCGCAGTTCTGTCTTTCATAAAGCAAGAACTGTCAG CATACATCAAAGGAGGCTGGATCCTCCGCAAAGCATGGAAGATGtataacaaatgttacaatGACATCACACACCTACAAGAAGGCAACAGAAGGACCTCTGAACAGCAAGCGTCGTCCTCTGCGTCGTCCTCTCTGTCATCCATCTCGGCCTCCTCCGGCAGCAGCCGATCCTCCTCACCTGGAACGAGCCGGTCTCAGAGACTGGACGGCGTCAGACCAGAGGTTCTTGACCGGCTGAAAGGATCTGTCAGCTTTGGCTATGGCCTTTTCCACCTGTGCATCTCCATGGTGCCGCCCCACCTTTTGAAGATCGTCAACCTGCTGGGCTTCCCCGGAGACCGCGATCAAGGCCTCTCGGCGCTCACGTATGCCAGTGAAAGTAAGGACATGAAGGCCCCATTAGCTAC CCTGGCTCTGCTGTGGTACCACACGGTGGTGCAGCCCTTCTTTGCTCTAGATGGCTCAGACACACAAGCAGGCCTAATGGAGGCTAAATGCATACTTAAACAAAGGGAGGCCACATATCCAAACTCCTCgctcttcatgttttttaaaggaAGAGTTCAACGCCTTGAG TGCCAGATCAGTAGTGCCTTGACTTCCTTCAATGAAGCCTTACATCTGGCCTCTGACCAGAGGGAGATTCAACATGTGTGTTTATATGAAATAG GTTGGTGCAGCATGATTGAACTGAACTACACAGAAGCCTACAGGGCATTTGAGCGGCTGAAGGCGGAGTCTCGCTGGTCGCAGTGCTACTACGCCTATTTAACAGCAG CATGTCAAGGAGCCACAGGTGATCTGGAGGGCGCTGTTGCAACCTTTAAAGATGTTCAGAGACTTTTCAAACGCAAGAATAATCAGATAGAGGTGTTTTCCTTGAAGAGG GCTGAGAAGCTCCGGAGCCCAGGTCTATCCAAAGAGCTCTGCATCTTGTCTGTGATTGAGATTCTCTACCTGTGGAAAGCCCTGGCTAACTGCTCCTCTGCCAAGCTGCAGACAATGACTCATG ttttgcagGGGATTGAAGATGCCTCATGCACCGACCTGAAAAACCTGCTTCTTGGAGCAATTAGCAGATGCCTCCTTAATACTAAAGATGCTGTGCAG TATTTCCGTCTAGCTGCAAGCGACGAGGTTGGACGTCAGTGCAACTCTTACGTGCAGCCCTACTCCTGCTATGAACTGGCCTGTGTGCTGCTAAATTCCCCAGAG actGCAGAGAAGGGCCGAATGCTATTGCTTCAGGCTAAG GAGGACTACGCCGGCTATGACTTTGAGAACAGGCTCCATGTTCGAATTCACTCCGCGTTCGCCTGTCTGAGCGCAGCCCAGCCTTAA